The following are from one region of the Coffea eugenioides isolate CCC68of chromosome 2, Ceug_1.0, whole genome shotgun sequence genome:
- the LOC113759301 gene encoding protein TIFY 3-like — translation MDLFQKNNGSRGCDCDIASVRKALMMMKGLHRESSSGGAGGASGGGGEGAGIRRMPFPPGYFGASRPPSRLERSLLRGFKKTPSIGDQTELTAQLTIFYAGMISVYEDVPADKAQAIMLLANQCSVEVEPLQVQNVTKADATTKPIPTSNSPSLANVPEDLPIARRHSLRRFLEKRRDRIVNKFPYASSDDR, via the exons atggacttgtttCAGAAGAACAATGGTAGCCGTGGTTGTGATTGTGATATTGCTAGCGTTCGCAAGGCACTGATGATGATGAAGGGTCTTCACCGTGAGTCGTCGTCCGGAGGAGCAGGCGGCGCCAGTGGTGGCGGTGGCGAGGGTGCAGGGATTAGAAGAATGCCGTTCCCACCTGGATATTTTGGTGCTTCTCGACCACCTTCCCGTCTGGAACGATCTTTGCTCCGCGGATTTAA gAAGACTCCATCGATCGGGGACCAGACTGAATTAACGGCACAGCTGACAATCTTTTATGCTGGAATGATCAGTGTGTATGAGGACGTTCCTGCTGACAAG GCCCAAGCTATTATGCTTTTAGCAAATCAATGCTCTGTAGAAGTAGAACCCCTTCAAGTCCAGAATGTGACAAAAGCAGATGCTACCACCAAACCAATTCCAACATCCAATTCACCATCACTCGCCAATGTCCCAGAAG ACCTTCCAATTGCCAGGCGACACTCCCTCAGGCGTTTCCTGGAGAAGCGTCGTGACAG GATAGTAAACAAGTTTCCTTATGCTTCTTCGGACGACAGATGA
- the LOC113761351 gene encoding RING-H2 finger protein ATL10-like: MVAELWMSAAIASIGIMLIIMLHVCILRRCGAGTSRNRMINITGAVPINQDSSTTGTECASMSIDDLKKLPCFQYKEEDPNKECAVCLEGFKIGEVCRLLPICNHSFHVQCIDSWLQQTPSCPVCRTSADSI, translated from the coding sequence ATGGTAGCAGAGCTATGGATGTCGGCCGCTATAGCTAGCATTGGCATCATGCTTATCATAATGCTTCATGTCTGCATTCTTCGAAGATGTGGCGCAGGAACTTCTCGAAATCGGATGATTAACATTACCGGGGCTGTCCCAATTAATCAAGATAGCAGCACAACAGGCACAGAATGCGCAAGCATGTCGATCGATGATTTAAAGAAACTCCCTTGTTTCCAGTACAAGGAAGAAGACCCAAACAAGGAATGTGCTGTGTGCTTGGAGGGCTTCAAGATCGGTGAAGTTTGCAGATTGCTGCCCATTTGCAACCACAGCTTCCATGTTCAGTGCATAGACTCGTGGTTGCAACAGACGCCTTCTTGTCCTGTCTGTCGAACATCTGCTGACTCTATTTAG